The following proteins are co-located in the Parafannyhessea umbonata genome:
- a CDS encoding DegV family protein produces the protein MKAKFNLMTDSTCDFSIQDIERSGLTFLPFTYTEAGKPDGGLSGLDDLFQSMSAHDFYERIRWGATPKTSQPSQLVYEEAFRKAAELDVPTVLMTISSGISGGYNGACTALDRVQEELGRELPIYIVDTLLASTSFYLLLEEGVRQRDRGLTAQEFVRWAEDARYHVWTIFMVDNLDTLHRGGRIPKSVALVSSALDAKPLLSWKLNGELTILGVTRGRKKGMRKMKEYYEKHRSQLQYPAVAAIGNADCENDGLRLGAMVADIDDSARILTSTIGPTIGCHVGPGMLSCCFWGEDRREKQNAIAGKVKGVRQG, from the coding sequence ATGAAGGCCAAGTTCAACCTGATGACAGACTCGACGTGCGACTTCTCGATCCAGGACATCGAGAGGTCGGGGCTCACGTTCCTTCCCTTCACCTATACGGAGGCCGGAAAGCCCGACGGCGGCCTTTCGGGACTGGATGACCTTTTCCAGTCCATGAGCGCCCACGACTTCTATGAGCGCATCCGCTGGGGCGCGACCCCCAAGACGTCACAGCCGTCGCAGCTGGTGTACGAGGAGGCGTTCCGCAAGGCGGCTGAGCTGGACGTCCCCACCGTGCTGATGACGATCTCGAGCGGAATCTCGGGCGGCTACAACGGCGCCTGCACGGCGCTCGACCGCGTGCAGGAGGAGCTGGGTCGCGAGCTCCCCATCTACATTGTGGACACGCTGCTGGCATCCACGTCCTTCTACCTGCTGCTTGAGGAGGGCGTGCGCCAGCGCGACCGCGGGCTTACCGCACAGGAGTTCGTGCGCTGGGCTGAGGACGCACGCTACCACGTGTGGACCATCTTCATGGTGGACAACCTGGACACGCTGCACCGCGGAGGCCGCATTCCCAAGTCCGTCGCGCTCGTCTCGTCCGCGCTGGACGCGAAGCCGCTGCTGTCCTGGAAGCTGAACGGCGAGCTCACGATCCTGGGCGTGACGCGCGGCCGCAAGAAGGGCATGCGCAAGATGAAGGAGTACTACGAGAAGCACCGCTCGCAGCTGCAGTACCCGGCCGTGGCGGCCATCGGCAACGCGGACTGCGAGAACGACGGCCTGCGCCTGGGTGCCATGGTGGCGGACATAGATGACTCCGCGCGCATCCTCACGTCTACCATCGGGCCCACGATCGGCTGCCACGTGGGACCGGGCATGCTCTCGTGCTGCTTCTGGGGCGAGGACCGTCGCGAGAAGCAGAACGCGATCGCCGGCAAGGTCAAGGGCGTCCGCCAGGGATAG
- a CDS encoding subtype A tannase, whose translation MDMSRRGFLALAGAASAMGLAACRGNGKSDKPEDVKVNPNEYKKLAIDDSAWNYDETNDCYYQLGLPYCTDPAAGSYESLAIYVPGAYFKGEKSGSTYRCKIAPDARVGSFTPKTAPVVMPINSARLSAQSCPTAYSYDGLGTYLKKGLVYVYAGFRGRSGGYVSDSSEQYSGGAPWPVVDLKAAVRYLRYNAGSLPCNAKRLFVFGYGAGGGVSACLGALGDCGIFTPYLSKIGAAMHDADGKSISDRVFGSASWCPITSYDTADSGYEWMMGQFAEDGARADGQWTKALSDDLATAYGKLVNELGLTGADDKALRLEPVQDGSYLSGTYYDYMLQTIEGSAEKFFSTTSFPYTYTPGRLVDPAFPGDPNINSDSAVEIDVMTGAVEDASGAGEKDADAAADGVAAASGASSSPAGAAAADGSAAAKSGDDAGAGAASAASGVAVVQSTVYNDAESYVSALNGDDRWITYSPSAASVTITSMWDFVKHCRPAQKGVCAFDALDRSTTSNQLFGVDDESSLHFDETVATLLGDNADKYADLKGWKDDLVSDWAQDIVKLDSLKTDMQSRVNAMNPLYALSGHYAGFGSCEVAPHWRINTGLFQSATALTADVNLAVALGAYDGVKDVAFTPVWGRGFELAEASGDAQENFVSWVTDCCK comes from the coding sequence ATGGACATGAGCAGAAGGGGCTTCCTCGCGCTTGCGGGGGCGGCATCGGCCATGGGGCTTGCCGCCTGCAGGGGCAACGGGAAGTCTGACAAGCCGGAGGACGTGAAGGTCAACCCGAACGAGTACAAGAAGCTCGCGATCGATGACTCCGCCTGGAACTACGACGAGACGAACGACTGCTACTACCAGCTGGGCCTTCCGTACTGCACGGACCCGGCGGCCGGCAGCTACGAGTCGCTTGCGATATACGTCCCGGGCGCCTACTTCAAGGGCGAGAAGAGCGGGAGCACCTATCGCTGTAAGATCGCGCCGGACGCAAGGGTGGGCTCGTTCACGCCGAAGACCGCACCTGTGGTCATGCCCATCAACTCCGCGCGCCTTTCCGCGCAGAGCTGCCCGACGGCGTACTCGTACGATGGGCTGGGGACGTATCTGAAGAAGGGCCTCGTGTACGTGTACGCGGGGTTCCGCGGACGTTCCGGCGGCTACGTGAGCGACTCGAGCGAACAGTACTCCGGCGGCGCGCCGTGGCCGGTGGTGGACCTGAAGGCTGCGGTGCGCTACCTGCGCTACAACGCCGGGAGCCTGCCGTGCAACGCAAAGCGCCTGTTCGTGTTTGGCTACGGTGCGGGTGGCGGCGTGTCCGCGTGCCTGGGCGCCCTGGGCGACTGTGGCATCTTCACGCCGTACCTCTCCAAGATAGGTGCGGCCATGCACGATGCGGACGGCAAGTCTATATCCGACCGGGTGTTTGGCTCGGCGTCGTGGTGCCCCATCACGTCGTACGACACGGCCGACAGCGGCTACGAATGGATGATGGGGCAGTTTGCGGAGGACGGCGCCCGCGCGGACGGCCAGTGGACCAAGGCGCTTTCCGACGACCTCGCGACCGCGTACGGCAAGCTCGTGAACGAGCTCGGCCTCACCGGCGCGGACGACAAGGCCCTGAGGCTGGAGCCCGTGCAGGATGGTAGCTACCTTTCCGGCACGTACTACGACTACATGCTCCAGACGATCGAGGGGTCCGCGGAGAAGTTCTTCTCGACCACGAGCTTTCCCTATACCTACACGCCCGGGCGCCTGGTGGACCCGGCGTTTCCCGGCGACCCCAACATAAACTCGGACAGCGCGGTCGAGATCGACGTGATGACCGGCGCGGTGGAGGACGCGTCGGGCGCGGGCGAGAAGGACGCGGACGCGGCGGCCGACGGCGTGGCCGCGGCTTCTGGCGCGTCGTCCTCGCCGGCGGGAGCTGCCGCGGCGGATGGCTCCGCTGCGGCGAAGTCGGGCGATGACGCCGGCGCGGGGGCGGCATCCGCGGCGAGTGGCGTCGCCGTGGTGCAGTCCACGGTGTACAACGACGCCGAGAGCTACGTGAGCGCGCTGAACGGGGACGACCGGTGGATCACGTACAGCCCGAGCGCCGCCAGCGTGACCATCACGAGCATGTGGGACTTCGTGAAGCATTGCCGTCCCGCTCAGAAAGGCGTGTGCGCGTTTGACGCGCTGGACCGCTCCACCACGTCTAACCAGCTGTTTGGCGTGGACGACGAGTCGAGCCTGCACTTCGACGAGACGGTGGCGACCCTTCTGGGCGACAACGCGGACAAGTACGCCGATCTGAAGGGCTGGAAGGACGACCTGGTGAGTGACTGGGCGCAGGACATCGTGAAGCTGGACTCGCTTAAGACGGACATGCAGAGCCGCGTGAACGCGATGAACCCGCTGTACGCCCTGAGCGGCCACTATGCCGGGTTTGGCTCGTGCGAGGTCGCGCCGCACTGGCGCATCAACACGGGGCTGTTCCAGTCCGCGACGGCGCTGACCGCGGATGTGAACCTGGCGGTTGCGCTCGGCGCGTATGACGGGGTGAAGGACGTGGCGTTCACGCCCGTGTGGGGCAGGGGCTTCGAGCTTGCGGAGGCGTCTGGCGACGCGCAGGAGAACTTTGTAAGCTGGGTTACAGACTGCTGCAAGTAG
- a CDS encoding CarD family transcriptional regulator → MYKVGQYVVHPGQGVCKVEAIEDEPQATYMLMPVGGRHPMRISFPVASEGRLRPVIGRRQAEQIIGEYTELPLEELSSRSNALEEERFKTELRRGSCRDAVRIAKTFRTRIEQVKASNKRPPVAYERIFKQASERSLQELAVAMGVSEDDVVQLLKASEEDARNN, encoded by the coding sequence ATGTACAAAGTCGGCCAGTATGTAGTTCATCCGGGACAAGGCGTCTGCAAGGTGGAGGCCATCGAGGACGAGCCGCAGGCTACGTACATGCTCATGCCCGTTGGCGGGCGCCATCCCATGCGCATCAGCTTCCCGGTGGCCAGCGAGGGGCGGCTTCGTCCCGTCATCGGTCGCAGGCAGGCGGAGCAGATCATAGGCGAGTACACGGAGCTCCCGCTGGAGGAGCTTTCCTCCCGCAGCAACGCGCTGGAGGAGGAGCGCTTCAAGACGGAGCTGCGTCGTGGCAGCTGCAGGGACGCCGTGCGCATCGCGAAGACGTTCCGCACCCGCATCGAGCAGGTCAAGGCGTCCAACAAGCGACCTCCCGTTGCCTACGAGCGCATCTTCAAGCAGGCGAGCGAACGCTCCCTGCAGGAGCTGGCGGTCGCCATGGGCGTCTCCGAGGACGACGTGGTGCAGCTGCTGAAGGCAAGCGAGGAGGACGCCCGCAACAACTAG
- a CDS encoding ACT domain-containing protein: MAITNEDSKNRAIITVLGSDRSGIVAAVATALSQHDANILDISQTILQGTFTMTMLVDLGPSDVEFSKLQQQLDSLSKEIGVQITMQREEVFNFMYRL, encoded by the coding sequence ATGGCAATCACGAACGAAGACTCCAAGAACCGCGCGATCATCACCGTCCTGGGCAGCGACCGCTCGGGCATCGTTGCCGCCGTGGCGACGGCCCTGTCGCAGCACGACGCGAACATTCTGGACATATCGCAGACCATCCTGCAGGGCACGTTCACGATGACCATGCTCGTGGACCTGGGCCCGTCCGACGTCGAGTTCTCGAAGCTGCAGCAGCAGCTGGACTCGCTGTCGAAGGAGATCGGCGTCCAGATCACCATGCAGCGCGAAGAGGTCTTCAACTTCATGTACCGCCTGTAG
- a CDS encoding citrate synthase encodes MSYAYDPLVERPRHYLTPENTSAFEHIVDRYPMPSVGLGRPEVSDLLYEGGCNVDVVPVELYSRYDVKRGLRNADGSGVLVGLTTISNVHGYNKTAEGVVPDEGRLTYRGYDAAELVSAAQREGRFGYEEVSYLLLTGQLPTQAQLDDFRARIGSRRQLPEGYLRIFPRTTFSPSIMNVLQRATLLLYAFDNNPDDTSPVHEVDVALSMLGRWPRVASIAHQAYVGARTGVVPTVPPAREDFSMAETILDVLRGDEGFTRDEAMMLDVMLMLHAEHGGGNNSTFTCRVLSSSGTDAYSAYAGALGSLKGPRHGGANAKAGEMVDDAAEHIKDWSSDDQVVNYLTRVLAGKAFDGKGLIYGIGHAVYTKSDPRAQIVKGYARELARKRGTADAEKFELIERIERLAPEVMRDVRGIEKPLCANIDLYTGFVYHMLGIPKDLFTPIFAIARMSGWAAHRMEELYGPARIIRPAYNSYMQAQTYVPLAERR; translated from the coding sequence ATGTCTTATGCGTACGATCCGCTGGTCGAAAGGCCGCGGCACTACCTCACGCCTGAAAACACCTCCGCGTTCGAGCACATCGTCGACCGGTACCCCATGCCGTCCGTCGGGCTTGGCAGGCCGGAGGTCTCGGACCTGCTGTACGAGGGTGGCTGCAACGTGGACGTGGTGCCGGTCGAGCTGTACTCCCGCTACGACGTGAAGCGCGGCCTGCGCAACGCGGACGGCTCTGGCGTGCTGGTGGGCCTCACCACCATCTCTAACGTGCATGGCTACAACAAGACGGCCGAGGGCGTCGTCCCAGACGAGGGGCGCCTGACGTATCGCGGCTATGACGCGGCGGAGCTTGTATCGGCGGCGCAGCGCGAGGGGCGCTTTGGCTACGAGGAGGTCTCGTACCTGCTGCTCACGGGCCAGCTGCCCACCCAGGCGCAGCTGGACGACTTCCGCGCCCGCATTGGCAGCCGCCGTCAGCTGCCCGAGGGCTACCTGCGAATCTTCCCGCGCACCACGTTCAGCCCCTCCATCATGAACGTGCTGCAGCGTGCAACGCTGCTTCTGTACGCTTTTGACAACAATCCGGACGACACGAGCCCCGTGCACGAGGTGGACGTGGCGCTTTCCATGCTTGGCCGCTGGCCGCGCGTGGCCTCCATCGCACACCAGGCGTACGTGGGCGCCCGCACGGGCGTCGTGCCCACGGTGCCGCCCGCGCGCGAGGACTTCTCGATGGCCGAGACGATCCTGGACGTGCTGCGAGGCGACGAGGGCTTCACCCGCGACGAGGCCATGATGCTCGACGTGATGCTCATGCTCCACGCGGAGCACGGCGGCGGCAACAACTCCACGTTCACGTGCAGGGTCCTGTCGTCCTCCGGCACCGACGCGTACTCCGCGTACGCGGGCGCGCTCGGCTCGCTCAAGGGCCCCCGTCACGGCGGCGCGAACGCGAAGGCCGGCGAGATGGTGGACGACGCCGCGGAGCACATCAAGGACTGGTCGTCCGACGACCAGGTGGTCAACTACCTCACGCGCGTGCTTGCGGGCAAGGCGTTTGACGGCAAGGGACTGATCTATGGCATCGGACACGCGGTCTATACAAAGAGCGACCCTCGCGCACAGATCGTGAAGGGCTACGCCCGCGAGCTCGCACGCAAGAGAGGCACGGCAGACGCCGAGAAGTTCGAGCTCATAGAGCGGATAGAGCGCCTTGCGCCTGAGGTCATGCGTGACGTGCGCGGCATAGAGAAGCCGCTGTGCGCGAACATCGACCTGTACACGGGCTTCGTCTACCACATGCTCGGCATTCCGAAGGACCTCTTCACTCCCATATTCGCCATCGCGCGCATGAGCGGCTGGGCGGCGCACCGCATGGAGGAGCTCTATGGACCGGCGCGCATCATACGCCCCGCATACAACTCCTACATGCAGGCGCAGACGTACGTGCCGCTTGCGGAGCGCAGGTGA
- a CDS encoding HAD family hydrolase → MPAPERGRGAGRAVPAADAHAPVSIVFADMDDTFLATDKTVPAGNLALLDLMGEKGVPFVPCTGRVWSAVAGQVLAHAATRYAVASDGAVVMDVRDVNNPRRLHLSALGRERALALYERVGELPVTFDAFWDGKIYVSRRRFELMRGFDIPPYDRDMYLRYRTPMDMSTPRLLQSLPNVERITIFTGEDDVRARAIEAVAEDPTLHYTYSSARNLEVMDADTSKGAAVRWLCDRLGIPRAQSVGFGDSPNDLSMLAAVGDGVAVANAYPEAKAAAAHVAQWTCDESAVARYLEPLL, encoded by the coding sequence ATGCCCGCCCCCGAACGCGGGCGCGGCGCCGGGCGCGCTGTGCCCGCGGCGGATGCCCACGCGCCCGTATCCATCGTGTTCGCGGACATGGACGACACGTTCCTTGCGACCGACAAGACGGTTCCAGCTGGCAACCTTGCCCTTCTCGACCTCATGGGCGAGAAGGGCGTACCGTTCGTGCCGTGCACCGGCCGTGTGTGGTCGGCCGTGGCAGGGCAGGTGCTGGCTCATGCGGCGACGCGCTACGCGGTCGCGAGCGACGGCGCCGTGGTGATGGACGTGCGTGACGTAAACAACCCGCGGCGCCTGCACCTGAGCGCCTTGGGCCGCGAGCGCGCGCTTGCGTTGTACGAGCGCGTGGGGGAGCTTCCCGTGACGTTCGACGCGTTCTGGGACGGCAAGATCTACGTGTCGCGCCGACGCTTCGAGCTCATGCGTGGCTTCGACATCCCGCCGTATGACCGCGACATGTACCTGCGCTATCGCACGCCGATGGACATGTCGACGCCACGGCTCTTGCAAAGCCTTCCCAACGTGGAGCGCATCACGATCTTCACGGGGGAAGACGACGTGCGCGCTCGTGCCATCGAGGCCGTGGCGGAAGATCCAACTCTGCACTACACGTATTCCAGTGCGCGCAACCTCGAGGTGATGGACGCCGACACGTCCAAGGGCGCGGCCGTCCGCTGGCTGTGCGATCGCCTGGGCATCCCGCGGGCGCAGTCTGTGGGGTTTGGTGACTCTCCGAACGACCTCTCGATGCTGGCGGCGGTGGGGGACGGCGTGGCCGTGGCGAACGCGTACCCGGAGGCCAAGGCTGCCGCGGCGCACGTGGCACAGTGGACGTGTGACGAGTCTGCGGTGGCGCGCTACCTGGAGCCGCTGCTGTAG